The following proteins are encoded in a genomic region of Glycine soja cultivar W05 chromosome 17, ASM419377v2, whole genome shotgun sequence:
- the LOC114393704 gene encoding respiratory burst oxidase homolog protein F-like: protein MDGLVKSQVPHERSLLALFKSSPSSSSLSSSFSSSWTSEVVLQTRSKIRREGEPNNVADLRSEQTRSHIIENEAIQGVGFINGIDGHSGMEWKDLEKRFDQVARTGSGAEPVVTWSEFGFCIGMHSSPEFANELLRALRRGKGWKSNITKTDLYHLWFRMKDNSFNSRMRIFFDMCNRNKDGRITETDIKQTILLTASTNKLSVTHDEAEDYASLIMKFLDKKNKGYIEISQMGSLFKATNLSNSKAHSPMKQVSSVGSSTHNVLHNTSGDFCEEQQEPMSRTEVLFRTYWRRAWIVLVWLLACLGLFVWKFVQYRHRSGFEVMGYCLPTAKGAAETLKLNMALVLLPVCRNTITWLRKHRPINSVVPFNDNINFHKLIAGGIVVGVILHGGTHLACDFPRISESDKSIFRQTIAAGFGYHRPTYTQILATTEVASGIGMVVLMGIAFALAAKWPRRRSPVLPVSLRRVTGYNTFWYSHHLFVLVYALLIIHSMFLFLTDKLMEKTTWMYIAFPVLLYAGERIFRAIRSGSYEVDILKASICPGKVLYLKMQKPEGFKFHSGMYIFIQCPQISPFEWHPFSLTSGPQDDYLSVHIRTLGDWSYQIYDLFQEAVLSRSKGCPKLYIDGPYGSAAQDHVKYDILVLIGLGIGATPFISILKDVVKGVQTTQNDHSGLRQCSLTKGPLKAYLYWVTREPNSFDWFRDVMKEISNSTKKQSVVEMHNFLTSVHPEGDIRSALLSVIQALHVAKNGTDIVSRTQIHTHFARPNWFNIFSRLARKHGGAKIGVFYCGPSKLARELKKLCTKFSTKTTTRFVFHKENY, encoded by the exons ATGGATGGACTTGTAAAGTCTCAAGTTCCTCATGAACGTTCCCTCCTTGCTCTCTTCAAATCATCACCCTCTTCATCATCGTTATCTTcctcattctcttcttcttggACCTCTGAAGTAGTCCTTCAGACAAGGTCCAAGATTCGGCGTGAAGGTGAGCCTAACAATGTAGCAGACTTGAGATCGGAACAAACACGTTCTCACATAATAGAAAATGAAGCAATTCAAGGTGTGGGATTCATCAATGGCATTGATGGTCACAGTGGAATGGAGTGGAAGGATTTGGAGAAACGGTTCGACCAGGTGGCACGAACCGGAAGTGGAGCCGAACCGGTTGTGACATGGTCCGAATTTGGCTTCTGCATTG GGATGCACTCATCACCAGAGTTTGCCAACGAATTACTCAGAGCACTGAGACGCGGCAAGGGCTGGAAATCCAATATCACCAAAACTGATTTGTACCATCTTTGGTTTCGGATGAAGGATAATTCTTTTAACTCAAGAATGCGAATATTCTTtgacat GTGTAACAGAAACAAGGATGGAAGAATTACCGAGACAGATATAAAGCAG ACAATTTTATTAACCGCTTCTACAAATAAGCTATCCGTGACACATGATGAAGCAGAGGACTATGCTTCTTTGATCATGAAATTTCTAGACAAGAAAAACAAAGGCTACATTGAG ATATCTCAAATGGGGTCTCTATTCAAGGCAACAAATCTATCAAATTCAAAGGCACATTCTCCAATGAAACAAGTATCATCAGTAGGTAGCAGCACACACAATGTTCTTCATAACACTAGCGGTGACTTTTGTGAAGAACAACAAGAACCAATGTCAAGGACTGAAGTTTTGTTCAGAACTTATTGGAGACGTGCTTGGATTGTTCTGGTTTGGTTGCTTGCATGCTTGGGATTGTTTGTGTGGAAATTTGTTCAATACCGCCATAGATCAGGGTTTGAAGTCATGGGTTATTGTCTTCCTACTGCTAAAGGTGCAGCTGAGACCTTAAAACTCAACATGGCTCTTGTTCTTCTTCCTGTTTGTAGAAACACAATCACGTGGCTCCGCAAACACCGTCCGATCAACTCTGTTGTTCCATTCAATGACAACATTAACTTCCACAAG CTTATTGCAGGAGGAATAGTGGTGGGTGTGATCCTGCACGGTGGAACGCACCTTGCGTGCGATTTCCCAAGAATCAGTGAGTCGGATAAATCAATATTCCGGCAAACTATTGCCGCAGGATTCGGGTACCACCGGCCAACGTACACGCAAATTTTGGCGACGACGGAGGTGGCCAGTGGGATAGGCATGGTGGTGTTAATGGGCATTGCATTTGCACTGGCAGCCAAGTGGCCACGGCGTCGGTCACCGGTGCTGCCGGTGTCCCTCCGTCGTGTCACTGGTTACAACACATTTTGGTACTCTCACCATTTGTTTGTCCTTGTCTATGCCCTGCTCATTATTCACTCCATGTTCTTGTTCCTAACCGACAAGTTGATGGAGAAAACG ACATGGATGTACATTGCTTTTCCAGTTTTATTATACGCTGGGGAGAGGATCTTTCGAGCCATTAGATCTGGATCTTACGAAGTTGATATTTTGAAG GCAAGTATATGTCCAGGAAAAGTTTTGTACCTCAAAATGCAAAAACCAGAAGGTTTTAAGTTCCATAGTGGCATGTATATATTCATTCAGTGCCCCCAAATTTCGCCCTTTGAATG GCATCCATTTTCCTTGACTTCAGGGCCACAAGATGACTACCTCAGTGTGCACATTAGAACACTCGGAGACTGGAGCTACCAAATATATGATCTATTCCAAGAG GCAGTGTTATCACGATCAAAAGGGTGTCCAAAACTGTACATAGATGGCCCTTATGGTTCTGCTGCTCAAGACCATGTAAAGTACGACATTCTAGTACTAATTGGTCTTGGCATAGGAGCAACACCTTTCATTAGCATCCTTAAAGATGTAGTTAAAGGTGTCCAGACAACGCAAAATGAtcat AGTGGTCTCAGACAATGCAGCCTAACAAAGGGTCCATTAAAAGCATATCTTTATTGGGTTACAAGAGAGCCAAACTCTTTTGACTGGTTTAGAGATGTCATGAAGGAAATCTCAAATTCAACTAAAAAACAG TCGGTTGTGGAGATGCACAATTTCCTGACAAGTGTACATCCAGAAGGAGATATTCGTTCAGCTTTGCTAAGTGTTATTCAGGCCTTGCATGTTGCCAAGAATGGCACTGACATAGTTTCCAGGACTCAA
- the LOC114393841 gene encoding glycine-rich RNA-binding protein blt801-like, with protein sequence MAFFGRIGNLLRQTASRQVSSKLRSPPSFFQAIRCMSSAPSTKLFIGGVSYSTDEQSLREAFSKYGEVVDARIIMDRETGRSRGFGFITYTSVEEASSAIQALDGQDLHGRPIRVNYANERPRGYGGGGGGFGSYGAVGGGGYEGGGGSGYRGNVSDGYGGGNYSRNDGGGYGYGAGSYGSGGNYGDSGPGNNYSGGYSGSNSGHFGDAGSVGNHESSTGFAGNGYDGSVVDGGVGAGSEFGSSGQLDSKTSSNGDEGFGDYRDDNDADNFAKRA encoded by the exons ATGGCTTTCTTTGGTAGAATTGGGAATTTGTTACGACAGACAGCGAGCAGGCAGGTTAGTTCAAAATTGCGTTCGCCCCCTTCATTTTTTCAGGCTATACGCTGTATGTCATCTGCCCCAAGCACAAAACTGTTTATTGGAG GTGTTTCATATTCTACTGACGAGCAAAGCTTGAGGGAAGCTTTTTCAAAATATGGTGAAGTTGTTGATG CTCGGATAATTATGGATCGTGAAACTGGTAGATCCAGAGGATTTGGCTTTATTACATACACTTCGGTTGAGGAGGCATCAAGTGCCATTCAGGCCTTGGATGGTCAG GATCTTCATGGTCGCCCAATTAGGGTGAATTATGCTAATGAAAGACCTCGTGGATATGGTGGTGGTGGCGGCGGCTTTGGTTCATATGGTGCTGTAGGTGGCGGTGGTTATGAAGGTGGTGGTGGCAGCGGTTATCGTGGAAATGTTTCTGATGGTTATGGTGGTGGCAACTATAGTCGAAATGATGGGGGTGGTTATGGATATGGTGCAGGCAGTTATGGATCAGGCGGCAATTATGGGGACAGTGGCCCTGGCAATAACTACTCGGGAGGCTATAGTGGTAGTAACAGTGGACATTTTGGTGATGCCGGTAGTGTAGGCAATCATGAAAGCTCTACTGGTTTTGCCGGTAATGGATATGATGGAAGTGTCGTGGATGGCGGTGTTGGTGCAGGGTCGGAATTTGGCAGCAGTGGCCAATTAGATAGCAAAACAAGCAGCAATGGAGATGAGGGTTTTGGGGATTACAGGGATGACAACGATGCAGATAATTTTGCCAAGAGGGCTTGA
- the LOC114391840 gene encoding presenilin-like protein At2g29900 — translation MAQTQTQRPCSSVLDSLGEEIVRIVAPVSICMFLVVILVSILNTDSSLFVASMSMVTIAYNETTSDSTWDKFLGALLNSLAFVVLVTFATFVLVLLFYFRCTRFLKLYMAFSTFIVLLFLGGEVSIFLIQKFSTPIDCITFFLVLCNFAVVGVLTVFISKMAILVTQGYLVVVGILVAYSFTMLPEWTTWALLVAMALYDLAAVLLPIGPLRILVELAISRDEEIPALVYEARPVKHGSLDPREVAQRRLWRERRVQSLNANNSVLAHGPNNAESHSDSGANAGDNWDGANLVRENASLNSNLNADSSGGSYGYGNLVSVEEGWLRVQETDSDLSAPLMDRGMNVQLGRGEDTVSIDNLMLEGIGLASSGSIKLGLGDFIFYSVLVGRAAMYDYMTVYACYLAIIAGLGITLMLLAFYQKALPALPVSVGMGVLFYFLTRLLLEVFVVQCSLNLLLF, via the coding sequence ATGGCACAAACACAAACCCAGAGACCCTGTTCAAGCGTCCTCGATTCTCTGGGGGAAGAAATTGTGAGAATCGTCGCACCCGTTTCAATATGCATGTTCCTGGTCGTAATCCTGGTCTCAATTCTCAACACCGATTCTTCTCTCTTCGTCGCATCGATGAGCATGGTCACCATCGCGTACAACGAAACAACCTCGGACTCCACCTGGGACAAGTTCCTAGGAGCCCTTCTGAACTCCTTAGCCTTCGTCGTCCTTGTCACCTTCGCAACCTTCGTCTTGGTCCTCCTCTTCTACTTCCGATGCACCAGGTTCTTAAAACTCTACATGGCTTTCTCCACTTTCATCGTGTTGTTATTCCTCGGCGGCGAAGTCTCGATCTTTTTGATCCAAAAGTTTAGTACTCCCATTGATTGCATCACGTTCTTCCTTGTTCTGTGTAATTTCGCTGTTGTGGGTGTTTTGACAGTGTTTATTTCGAAAATGGCGATTCTTGTGACGCAGGggtatttggttgttgttggaatATTGGTTGCTTATTCGTTTACTATGTTGCCTGAGTGGACCACGTGGGCCCTACTTGTTGCTATGGCGTTGTATGATCTTGCTGCGGTTTTGTTGCCAATTGGGCCGTTAAGGATTTTGGTAGAGCTTGCAATTTCAAGGGATGAGGAAATTCCGGCATTGGTTTATGAGGCTAGGCCGGTGAAGCATGGTAGTTTGGATCCTAGGGAAGTCGCGCAGAGGCGGTTGTGGAGAGAAAGGAGGGTTCAGAGTTTGAATGCTAACAACTCAGTGTTGGCTCATGGCCCCAATAATGCTGAATCACACTCTGATTCGGGTGCGAACGCTGGCGATAACTGGGATGGCGCAAACTTGGTTAGGGAAAACGCGTCTTTGAATTCGAATTTGAATGCTGATAGTTCTGGTGGCTCCTATGGTTATGGAAATTTGGTGAGTGTGGAAGAGGGATGGCTGCGAGTTCAAGAGACTGATTCGGACCTTTCTGCACCCTTGATGGATCGTGGAATGAATGTCCAGCTCGGTAGGGGGGAAGATACTGTGTCGATTGATAACTTGATGCTAGAGGGAATTGGATTGGCTTCTTCTGGTTCAATCAAGTTAGGGCTGGGAGATTTTATCTTCTATAGTGTTTTGGTTGGCAGGGCGGCAATGTATGATTATATGACGGTGTATGCGTGCTATCTTGCTATCATTGCGGGTCTTGGCATAACCTTGATGCTTTTGGCTTTTTATCAGAAAGCTTTGCCTGCTCTTCCCGTGTCAGTCGGAATGGGCGTGTTGTTTTATTTCTTGACCAGGCTTTTACTTGAAGTATTTGTAGTACAATGTTCCTTAAATCTCCTGTTGTTCTAA